The following are encoded together in the Bacteroidales bacterium MB20-C3-3 genome:
- the nrfH gene encoding cytochrome c nitrite reductase small subunit encodes MEVHFPKKLVLPLIILLGAVIGVFFYLLYVARMPSYLSDDPSACVNCHIMAPYYQSWQKSSHQAWTTCNECHVPQDNFVRGYAFKAKDGLYHAAVFTARMEPQVIRPRDESYGVIMENCIRCHTQLNQEFVNTGMLSYADTQKGMGKACWDCHREVPHGRISNLAMSPNAIVPLPESPVPQWLKDIMK; translated from the coding sequence ATGGAAGTTCATTTTCCCAAAAAACTTGTTCTCCCACTTATCATCCTTCTGGGTGCAGTAATTGGTGTATTTTTCTATCTCCTCTATGTTGCCAGGATGCCATCCTATCTCTCTGACGACCCGTCGGCCTGCGTAAACTGTCATATAATGGCTCCGTACTATCAGAGTTGGCAAAAGAGTTCTCACCAGGCCTGGACAACCTGCAACGAGTGTCATGTTCCTCAGGACAACTTTGTCAGGGGTTATGCATTTAAAGCAAAGGACGGACTATATCACGCTGCAGTTTTTACAGCGAGAATGGAGCCTCAGGTGATAAGACCTCGCGACGAGAGTTATGGCGTAATAATGGAGAACTGTATAAGATGCCATACTCAGCTTAATCAGGAGTTTGTAAATACAGGTATGCTAAGTTATGCCGATACTCAGAAGGGTATGGGAAAGGCTTGCTGGGACTGTCACCGGGAGGTTCCTCACGGACGCATATCAAACCTTGCAATGAGTCCAAATGCAATTGTTCCTCTTCCTGAATCTCCTGTTCCTCAATGGTTAAAAGACATAATGAAATAA
- the nrfA gene encoding ammonia-forming cytochrome c nitrite reductase → MKFYEKHKGILLWILFGGTIVVVFLLGLLAASVNERRAEIATLFANKRVEITGIESRSSIWGENYPREYETWKKTADSTFESKHHGNHFQDVLEERPEMVVLWAGYAFSMDYSAPRGHSNAIKDIHNTLRTGSPMTADEGPQPATCWSCKSPDVPRMMAEVGIEEFYKNKWAAYGHEVVNPIGCADCHNPQNMNINISRPALAEAFERQGKDISKSTIQDLRSLACAQCHVEYYFKGDGKYLTFPWDKGMTVEAMEEYYDEYGFTDWTHKLSKAPMLKAQHPDYELFQLGPHAQRGLSCADCHMPYKTDGAIKYSDHQLVSPLMNIDRTCQSCHRDSKENLMKYVYEYQDKALEIRNRVEAELSKAHIGAKYAWDNGANEKQMEPVLKLLRSAQWRWDFAVASHGASFHAPVETQRILAHSLDKSYQAQLEIQKVLSAIGVKGEFPMPDISTKAKAQEYIGLDMKTLHANKDKFKSEIIPQWVAKAKENKRLL, encoded by the coding sequence ATGAAATTCTATGAAAAACACAAAGGAATCCTGTTGTGGATCCTTTTCGGAGGTACGATAGTAGTCGTATTTCTGCTTGGTTTGCTGGCTGCCTCTGTAAATGAGAGGAGGGCAGAGATTGCAACCCTTTTTGCTAATAAGAGAGTTGAGATTACAGGTATTGAGTCCAGAAGTTCAATCTGGGGAGAGAACTATCCTAGGGAGTACGAAACCTGGAAAAAAACAGCCGATTCTACTTTTGAGAGCAAACATCATGGTAATCATTTTCAGGATGTTCTGGAAGAGAGACCTGAGATGGTTGTGCTGTGGGCCGGTTATGCTTTTTCAATGGATTATTCAGCACCCAGAGGGCACTCAAACGCAATAAAGGATATTCATAATACCCTGAGAACAGGTTCTCCAATGACAGCTGATGAGGGCCCTCAGCCGGCTACCTGCTGGAGCTGTAAAAGTCCTGATGTGCCAAGAATGATGGCAGAAGTGGGCATTGAGGAGTTTTACAAGAACAAGTGGGCCGCTTATGGACACGAGGTTGTAAATCCTATTGGATGTGCAGATTGTCATAACCCTCAGAATATGAATATCAATATCTCCCGTCCTGCTCTTGCTGAGGCATTTGAAAGACAGGGGAAAGATATATCAAAGTCAACAATACAGGATCTTCGCTCTCTCGCTTGCGCTCAATGTCATGTTGAGTATTATTTCAAGGGAGATGGCAAATATCTTACATTCCCCTGGGATAAAGGTATGACAGTTGAGGCAATGGAGGAGTATTATGATGAATATGGATTCACGGACTGGACTCATAAACTCAGCAAAGCTCCTATGCTTAAAGCTCAGCACCCGGATTACGAATTATTCCAGCTGGGACCACACGCTCAGAGGGGACTCTCTTGTGCAGACTGCCATATGCCATACAAGACAGATGGAGCGATAAAGTATAGTGACCACCAGCTTGTATCGCCTCTTATGAATATTGATCGTACATGCCAGAGCTGTCACAGAGACAGTAAGGAGAATCTGATGAAGTATGTGTATGAATATCAGGACAAGGCACTGGAAATACGAAACAGGGTTGAGGCAGAGCTTTCAAAAGCTCATATTGGAGCTAAATATGCATGGGATAATGGTGCAAACGAGAAGCAGATGGAGCCGGTGCTTAAACTTCTAAGATCTGCACAATGGAGGTGGGATTTTGCTGTAGCATCACACGGAGCATCCTTCCATGCACCTGTTGAAACACAGAGAATCCTTGCACACTCTCTTGATAAGAGCTATCAGGCTCAGCTAGAGATACAAAAGGTGCTTTCGGCTATTGGTGTAAAAGGAGAGTTCCCTATGCCGGACATCTCAACCAAGGCAAAAGCACAGGAGTATATCGGCCTTGATATGAAGACACTCCACGCAAATAAAGATAAATTCAAATCTGAAATTATTCCTCAATGGGTAGCCAAAGCAAAGGAAAACAAGAGACTTCTCTAG
- a CDS encoding cytochrome c biogenesis protein ResB, translating into MGSQSKGKQETSLVEIIIISAVTIAGFALQFVIGPLDFGILSFPVNLVLGILLLLLIPFKFPKPIRKFGSGKVSVILLVLVTLMAIYMGLVPGNDVKHSWPFALVYLMCMINLALAIGKRVRRFSIKKDYGFMLNHVGLLLFLFAAGPGSGDMQRWFMTVAEGSTEWRGERGGVKEPVELPVAITLLDFSMSEYPPKIAIVDKTTGESQPVKRAVFVEAVEGESGIISGWRINIDTFKYPPMMAPVASITAERVSDGRVLKGKVSCGNHFQQFIILDIDERYCFAMTYPEPEKFSSQVEVFTKDGKEKSGVIEVNNPLSIGGWNIYQYSYDTGKGRDSNISIFELVYDPWLIASYIGIAMVMLGSVTLLFKGGKRE; encoded by the coding sequence ATGGGTAGCCAAAGCAAAGGAAAACAAGAGACTTCTCTAGTTGAAATAATTATAATATCTGCCGTGACAATTGCAGGGTTCGCCCTGCAATTTGTCATTGGTCCCCTTGATTTTGGGATTCTCTCTTTTCCTGTAAATCTTGTATTGGGAATATTACTTCTTCTGCTGATACCTTTTAAGTTTCCCAAACCAATTCGAAAGTTTGGCTCGGGAAAGGTATCTGTTATCCTCCTGGTCCTGGTTACTTTAATGGCTATCTATATGGGTCTGGTACCGGGGAATGATGTTAAGCACTCGTGGCCGTTTGCATTAGTATACCTGATGTGTATGATAAATCTTGCTCTTGCCATTGGTAAAAGAGTAAGGAGATTCAGTATTAAAAAGGATTATGGTTTTATGCTAAACCACGTGGGGTTGCTTTTATTTCTTTTTGCCGCAGGGCCGGGTTCAGGAGATATGCAGCGGTGGTTTATGACAGTTGCCGAGGGTAGTACTGAGTGGAGAGGAGAGAGAGGTGGAGTTAAGGAGCCTGTTGAGCTACCGGTTGCAATAACTCTGCTTGATTTTAGTATGTCTGAATATCCACCTAAGATAGCTATTGTTGATAAAACAACAGGGGAATCTCAGCCGGTTAAAAGAGCTGTTTTTGTTGAGGCTGTGGAGGGCGAATCAGGGATAATTTCAGGATGGAGGATTAATATTGACACGTTTAAGTATCCTCCTATGATGGCTCCTGTTGCTTCAATTACTGCAGAGAGAGTCTCTGATGGCAGGGTACTTAAAGGAAAAGTAAGTTGCGGTAACCATTTTCAGCAATTTATCATACTTGATATAGATGAGAGATACTGTTTTGCAATGACCTATCCTGAACCTGAAAAATTCTCTTCTCAGGTAGAGGTTTTTACAAAGGATGGAAAGGAGAAAAGTGGTGTTATAGAGGTTAATAATCCCCTTTCAATTGGTGGATGGAATATATACCAATACTCTTATGATACCGGTAAAGGGAGAGATTCAAATATTTCAATTTTTGAACTGGTATACGATCCCTGGCTCATAGCCTCCTATATTGGTATTGCTATGGTTATGCTGGGTTCTGTTACCCTTTTATTCAAGGGAGGAAAAAGAGAATGA
- the ccsA gene encoding cytochrome c biogenesis protein CcsA → MSWNEFIYFAIGSLVLWTLGTVAIYRFKRSLYGELLIVGGLVLFSLFIALLWNYVNHPPLRTMGETRLWYSLFLVLVGYVTYKRWHYKWLMAYSVFVSAVFIFVNLLKPEIHGTNLMPALQSLWFVPHVTVYILSYAMMGAATIASIITLSSGSKREKELLPLIDNLVYIGFGFLVLGMLMGAVWAKEAWGDYWTWDPKEVWAFITASAYLVYMHAHYAKISRRDALWILPVAFILLMITWLGVSYLPAAQGSIHTY, encoded by the coding sequence ATGAGCTGGAATGAATTTATATATTTTGCGATAGGTTCTCTTGTTCTATGGACATTGGGGACAGTTGCTATTTACAGATTTAAGAGAAGCTTGTACGGAGAGCTTCTGATTGTTGGCGGTCTTGTGCTTTTTTCACTCTTTATTGCCCTCTTATGGAACTATGTTAATCATCCTCCTTTAAGAACAATGGGAGAAACCAGATTGTGGTATTCACTCTTCCTTGTTCTTGTTGGCTATGTTACATATAAGAGGTGGCATTACAAGTGGCTTATGGCATACAGCGTATTTGTTTCAGCTGTTTTTATTTTTGTAAATCTCTTAAAACCTGAAATACACGGAACAAATCTGATGCCTGCTCTTCAGAGTCTCTGGTTTGTACCCCATGTGACTGTGTATATTCTCTCCTATGCAATGATGGGTGCTGCTACAATCGCATCAATAATAACCTTGAGTTCCGGAAGTAAAAGGGAGAAAGAGTTGCTCCCATTAATAGATAATCTTGTTTATATAGGCTTTGGCTTTCTTGTGCTTGGTATGCTTATGGGAGCTGTCTGGGCAAAGGAGGCATGGGGTGACTACTGGACCTGGGATCCTAAAGAGGTTTGGGCATTCATAACAGCATCGGCCTATCTGGTCTACATGCACGCACATTATGCAAAAATATCCAGAAGAGATGCCCTCTGGATACTTCCTGTTGCTTTTATTCTGCTTATGATAACCTGGCTTGGTGTAAGCTATCTCCCTGCAGCACAGGGGAGTATTCATACTTATTAA
- a CDS encoding formate--tetrahydrofolate ligase produces MMTDQEVARTIKLKPIGEIAAKLGIDADDLELYGKYKAKLPLKYIDRNKFGKLILVSAISPTPAGEGKTTVSIGLSQALNRIGKKSTVVLREPSLGPVFGIKGGATGGGYSQVLPMEDINLHFTGDFAAIEKAHNLLSALIDNNIQSKNNNLNLDPRTISWKRVMDMNDRALRDIVVGLGGTGNGIPRETGFDITAASEVMAILCLAKDREDLKERLGNIFIGFTFDKKPVYARDLKANGAMAALLKDAIKPNLVQTIEGTPAIIHGGPFANIAQGTNSVIATQTAMSLTDYTVTEAGFGFDLGAEKFLDIKCRSAKLSPNAAVLVATVRALKYHGGKPLKEIKDPDVAALAKGIENLQKHVENIKLFSLAPVVAINRFVTDTQEELDFIKNYCIERKIPVSIIDVWAKGGAGAEELAKMVVDAAEDCCPNFLPLYPLKESVEKKIETIAKKIYGAEAVDYTAKAKANLAKIDRLGLNDLAICMAKTQKSLSDNPELLGRPKDFVVTVREIEIAAGAGFLVPITGEIMRMPGLPEEPSSIRIDIDNDGNITGLF; encoded by the coding sequence ATTATGACTGATCAGGAAGTTGCACGCACAATCAAGTTAAAACCTATTGGAGAAATAGCTGCCAAGCTTGGAATAGATGCCGATGACCTAGAGCTTTATGGCAAGTATAAGGCAAAATTGCCTTTAAAATATATTGACAGGAACAAATTCGGCAAACTGATTCTTGTATCCGCCATCTCTCCCACTCCGGCAGGAGAGGGTAAGACAACTGTTTCAATAGGCCTCTCCCAAGCGCTGAACAGGATTGGTAAAAAATCTACTGTTGTATTACGAGAGCCCTCTCTTGGCCCTGTGTTTGGTATAAAAGGGGGAGCAACAGGAGGAGGATACTCTCAGGTACTTCCTATGGAAGATATTAATCTCCACTTTACCGGAGACTTTGCCGCTATTGAGAAGGCTCACAATCTTCTCTCTGCTCTTATTGACAACAATATTCAAAGTAAAAACAATAACCTTAACCTTGACCCAAGAACTATATCATGGAAAAGGGTTATGGACATGAATGACAGAGCTTTGAGAGATATAGTTGTTGGATTGGGGGGAACCGGAAATGGAATTCCAAGAGAGACCGGGTTTGATATCACAGCGGCATCTGAAGTAATGGCTATACTTTGTCTTGCAAAAGACAGGGAGGATCTGAAAGAGAGGCTTGGCAATATCTTTATTGGCTTCACTTTTGACAAAAAGCCTGTTTATGCAAGAGATCTTAAGGCAAACGGAGCAATGGCAGCACTTCTTAAAGATGCAATTAAACCAAATCTTGTACAGACAATAGAGGGCACTCCTGCGATAATTCACGGAGGACCTTTTGCAAACATCGCTCAGGGTACAAATTCTGTGATTGCAACTCAAACTGCTATGTCTCTTACTGACTACACTGTAACGGAGGCTGGCTTTGGGTTTGACCTTGGTGCAGAGAAGTTCCTGGATATAAAATGCCGCTCTGCAAAGTTATCTCCAAATGCTGCTGTTTTGGTTGCAACAGTAAGGGCTCTTAAATATCACGGAGGGAAACCTCTTAAGGAGATTAAAGATCCTGATGTAGCTGCTTTGGCAAAAGGGATTGAGAATCTACAAAAACACGTTGAAAACATAAAGTTATTCAGCCTGGCACCGGTTGTAGCAATCAACAGATTTGTCACAGACACCCAGGAGGAGCTTGATTTTATCAAGAATTACTGTATAGAAAGAAAAATCCCTGTTTCAATTATTGATGTTTGGGCAAAAGGTGGTGCCGGAGCAGAGGAGCTTGCAAAAATGGTAGTTGATGCTGCCGAAGATTGCTGCCCTAACTTCCTTCCACTATATCCTTTAAAAGAGAGCGTAGAGAAAAAAATTGAGACTATTGCCAAAAAGATATACGGGGCAGAGGCTGTTGACTATACTGCAAAAGCAAAAGCAAACCTAGCAAAGATTGACAGGCTGGGACTCAATGATCTTGCTATATGTATGGCAAAGACTCAGAAATCACTCTCTGACAACCCTGAGCTACTAGGAAGGCCTAAAGACTTTGTTGTCACTGTTAGAGAGATAGAGATTGCGGCAGGAGCTGGCTTTCTTGTACCTATCACAGGTGAAATAATGAGAATGCCGGGACTTCCTGAAGAGCCGTCATCTATTCGCATCGATATTGATAATGACGGCAATATAACCGGGTTATTTTAA
- a CDS encoding TusE/DsrC/DsvC family sulfur relay protein — protein sequence MATLEIEGKVFEVDGDGFLSDPSVWNEQVATLFAKSDGIDNLNEKHWAVVNIIRRNFEEKGNAPMIRTICQETGLKLREIYELFPLGPARGACRIAGLPKPDGCV from the coding sequence ATGGCAACACTGGAAATTGAAGGAAAAGTTTTTGAAGTAGATGGAGATGGATTCCTCTCGGATCCATCTGTATGGAACGAACAGGTAGCAACTCTTTTTGCTAAATCTGACGGGATAGATAATTTAAACGAAAAGCATTGGGCAGTGGTTAATATTATCAGAAGGAATTTTGAGGAGAAGGGAAATGCTCCAATGATAAGGACTATTTGTCAGGAGACTGGTCTTAAACTTCGTGAAATCTACGAACTTTTTCCTTTGGGACCAGCCAGAGGGGCCTGCAGAATTGCCGGTTTACCCAAGCCGGATGGGTGTGTTTAA
- a CDS encoding (Fe-S)-binding protein, with protein sequence MNKKPEFKQVDNKLLTHLNACVKCGLCAESCMFYKTFKEPEYIPASKVALVSSVYRRYNTLSGRLIPGLVGAEEMTDKMAERMVDLLFGACTMCGRCVKHCSVGVDIAYVVRKGREMLAEMGLVPETLQSTVDAAVQTGNNMGIPEDEFIGTIEWMEDELKDELNDQSASIPLNQSNKRVLYTLNPREPKFFPLSISAMAKIFYAAGESWTLSSKYYDVTNYGFFSGNRKEAKTIAVNLHDEVIKLDSSLLVLGECGHGSRANRWEAPNYIGKEYEFDMTTAVELIGNYIRDGRIKLDPSFNSEVVTIHDPCNLVRNGGLLNEIRFVVNSSATNVIEMTPGGNDNFCCGGGGGLLAMSEYNERRIKAGEIKAEQIRKTGAKVVVTPCHNCVDQLTQINHTYKLGVKIKTIAELVADALLLENNLK encoded by the coding sequence ATGAATAAGAAACCTGAGTTTAAACAAGTAGACAACAAACTTTTAACACACCTCAACGCTTGTGTGAAATGTGGTCTTTGTGCGGAGAGTTGTATGTTTTACAAAACATTTAAAGAGCCGGAATATATTCCTGCATCAAAAGTTGCATTGGTAAGTTCTGTTTACAGAAGGTACAATACACTATCTGGAAGGCTTATCCCCGGACTTGTGGGAGCAGAGGAGATGACTGATAAAATGGCAGAGAGAATGGTTGACCTGCTTTTTGGTGCCTGTACTATGTGCGGGAGATGTGTAAAGCATTGTTCTGTAGGTGTAGATATAGCTTATGTTGTGAGAAAGGGCAGAGAGATGCTCGCAGAAATGGGCCTTGTTCCCGAGACTTTACAATCAACTGTTGATGCTGCTGTGCAGACCGGTAACAATATGGGTATTCCGGAGGATGAGTTTATTGGTACAATAGAGTGGATGGAGGATGAGTTAAAAGATGAACTTAATGATCAGAGTGCAAGTATCCCATTAAACCAGAGCAACAAAAGAGTTCTCTATACTCTAAATCCGAGGGAACCAAAGTTTTTCCCGCTCTCTATCTCGGCAATGGCCAAAATTTTCTATGCTGCAGGAGAGAGCTGGACACTCTCTTCCAAGTATTATGATGTTACTAATTATGGGTTCTTTAGCGGGAACAGGAAAGAGGCAAAAACAATAGCTGTTAATTTGCATGATGAGGTTATTAAACTTGATTCGTCTCTTTTGGTTCTGGGGGAGTGTGGGCACGGCTCACGGGCAAACAGATGGGAGGCTCCCAACTATATTGGTAAAGAGTATGAGTTTGATATGACGACAGCCGTAGAGTTAATTGGCAACTATATCAGAGACGGGAGAATAAAACTTGATCCTTCATTTAATTCAGAGGTTGTAACTATTCATGACCCCTGTAATTTAGTAAGAAACGGAGGTCTTCTGAATGAAATTAGATTTGTTGTTAATTCATCGGCTACAAATGTTATAGAGATGACACCAGGCGGAAACGACAACTTTTGTTGCGGAGGTGGTGGAGGCTTACTTGCAATGAGTGAGTATAATGAAAGAAGGATTAAAGCTGGTGAAATTAAGGCAGAACAAATAAGAAAAACAGGGGCTAAAGTAGTCGTTACCCCATGTCATAACTGTGTGGATCAACTCACACAAATAAATCACACCTATAAGCTTGGTGTTAAAATTAAGACCATTGCTGAATTGGTTGCTGATGCTCTACTATTAGAAAATAACCTTAAATAG
- a CDS encoding aminotransferase class V-fold PLP-dependent enzyme, protein MSKLIYLDNSATSYPKPEAVYDFMNTFYRTKGVSPGRSGFDAALETEEVVNNTRKMLTRLFNGGADHNRLTFSYNATDSLNLIINGLVEKGDHVVTTMLEHNSVLRPLYYHTEKGTIETTHVPFDNEGYVNPKDIENAIKQNTKFVIVTHCSNVLGTIQPLKEIGEICKKKGILFVVDGSQGAGAVEFDMQDCNVDVYCFTGHKCLMGPTGIGGSYVREGIEIKHTRAGGTGVRSAHLSHLDEYPYRLEYGTLNLLGVGGLYAGVKWITEQGISRIHEREMDLWDMLVSEMKKTKGVLTYCANGRENKNPVVSFNINGFEASDVGTMLDVDYNIAVRTGLQCAPFVHKQIGTFDIHGTVRMSIGAFTTEEEVKAAITAIKEIASIKN, encoded by the coding sequence ATGAGTAAACTGATTTATCTGGACAACTCAGCTACCAGCTATCCTAAGCCGGAGGCTGTTTATGACTTCATGAACACTTTTTACAGGACAAAAGGTGTTAGTCCCGGCCGCTCCGGATTTGATGCAGCCCTTGAAACAGAGGAGGTTGTGAACAATACCAGGAAAATGTTAACCCGTCTTTTTAACGGAGGGGCTGATCACAACAGACTTACATTTAGTTATAACGCTACTGATTCTCTTAATTTAATCATTAACGGACTTGTTGAAAAGGGAGACCATGTTGTTACAACAATGCTGGAGCATAATTCTGTGCTAAGACCTTTATATTATCATACTGAAAAAGGAACCATCGAAACCACTCATGTCCCTTTTGATAATGAGGGGTATGTTAATCCAAAGGATATTGAAAATGCTATAAAACAGAATACAAAATTCGTAATTGTAACGCATTGCTCAAATGTACTTGGAACAATTCAGCCGCTAAAAGAGATTGGAGAGATTTGCAAGAAAAAAGGTATTCTCTTTGTCGTAGATGGAAGTCAGGGAGCCGGAGCTGTTGAGTTTGACATGCAGGATTGTAATGTTGATGTATACTGTTTCACCGGTCATAAATGTTTGATGGGACCTACCGGAATAGGCGGTTCATATGTCAGGGAGGGTATAGAGATAAAACACACCAGAGCGGGTGGTACAGGAGTAAGATCTGCTCACCTGTCTCATCTTGATGAGTATCCCTACAGGCTGGAGTATGGAACCCTAAATTTACTGGGTGTAGGGGGACTCTATGCCGGAGTTAAGTGGATTACAGAGCAAGGAATATCAAGGATACATGAAAGAGAGATGGATTTGTGGGATATGCTTGTAAGTGAGATGAAAAAGACAAAGGGTGTTCTTACATATTGTGCTAACGGAAGAGAAAATAAAAATCCCGTAGTATCTTTTAATATAAATGGATTTGAAGCATCAGATGTTGGGACTATGCTGGATGTGGACTATAATATTGCGGTAAGGACCGGGCTTCAGTGTGCTCCTTTTGTCCATAAACAAATAGGTACATTTGATATTCACGGAACAGTAAGAATGAGTATTGGTGCTTTTACCACCGAAGAGGAGGTCAAGGCAGCAATTACTGCAATAAAAGAGATAGCTTCAATAAAGAACTAA
- a CDS encoding response regulator, whose amino-acid sequence MEEIKKIKILYAEDNDSNYILAKAMLKGVYDIYRANNGAEAIELYTSIEPDIILMDMKMPVMDGLEATRKLRQMGVTVPIIALTAFAYDNDRSVALQSGCTEYITKPYRAETLRKTISKLLNLD is encoded by the coding sequence ATGGAAGAGATTAAAAAAATCAAAATTCTTTACGCAGAAGACAATGACAGTAATTACATACTTGCCAAGGCCATGTTAAAAGGGGTATATGATATATACAGAGCAAATAATGGGGCTGAGGCAATTGAATTGTATACTTCTATTGAACCGGATATAATTCTTATGGATATGAAGATGCCGGTAATGGATGGACTCGAGGCTACCAGAAAACTCAGGCAAATGGGCGTGACAGTACCAATAATTGCTTTAACAGCATTTGCATATGATAATGACAGAAGCGTCGCTCTTCAATCGGGATGTACAGAGTACATAACAAAGCCATACAGGGCAGAGACTCTAAGGAAGACTATTTCTAAACTTCTTAATTTAGATTAA
- a CDS encoding UDP-glucose/GDP-mannose dehydrogenase family protein, protein MNIAIVGTGYVGLVTGACFAEMGVSVVCVDIDTNKIDLLRKGIMPIYEPGIKELVDKNVREGRLTFSESLESVIDGVSIIFSAVGTPPDEDGSADLRYVLNVARTIGRNMNNYVLLVTKSTVPVGTAAKVKAAISEELRLRGKNIEFDVASNPEFLKEGAAIKDFMSPDRVVVGVENDRAALMMERLYKPFVLNGFPIIFMDISSAEMTKYAANAMLATRISFMNEIARLCEATGANVEMVRKGIGSDKRIGMSFLYAGAGYGGSCFPKDVKALARSGKDYGVEMKIVEAVEEVNNEQKEIVFKKLQHAFAGILKGKVIALWGLSFKPDTDDMREAPSLVVIERLIEAGATVRVFDPVAMEESKRRIGNIVQYCNNIYDSVDGADAIALLTEWKQFRLPSWTKVKGLMKGNIVVDGRNIYDNNELKTEGFRLYSIGKNN, encoded by the coding sequence ATGAATATTGCCATAGTAGGCACTGGTTACGTGGGATTAGTAACTGGTGCTTGTTTTGCTGAAATGGGTGTTAGTGTTGTTTGTGTAGACATAGATACCAATAAGATAGATTTGCTAAGAAAAGGTATAATGCCCATTTACGAACCTGGTATTAAAGAGTTGGTTGATAAAAATGTTAGAGAGGGCAGATTGACTTTTAGTGAGAGTCTTGAAAGTGTAATTGATGGGGTATCAATTATTTTTAGTGCTGTAGGAACTCCTCCTGACGAAGATGGCAGTGCCGATTTGCGTTATGTCCTTAATGTAGCGAGGACAATTGGAAGAAACATGAATAACTATGTTCTGCTTGTTACAAAAAGCACGGTACCCGTTGGAACGGCAGCCAAAGTGAAAGCAGCTATCAGTGAGGAATTAAGATTGAGAGGGAAAAATATTGAATTTGATGTTGCCTCTAACCCTGAATTTTTAAAAGAGGGTGCTGCAATAAAAGACTTCATGTCACCAGACAGGGTGGTTGTTGGTGTTGAGAACGATAGGGCTGCTCTCATGATGGAGAGGCTGTACAAACCTTTTGTTCTTAATGGTTTTCCAATAATTTTCATGGATATCTCCTCTGCAGAAATGACTAAATACGCAGCAAATGCGATGCTAGCCACAAGAATAAGCTTTATGAATGAGATAGCAAGATTGTGTGAGGCTACGGGGGCAAATGTTGAAATGGTAAGAAAGGGGATAGGATCAGATAAAAGAATAGGGATGAGTTTTCTTTATGCAGGAGCTGGTTATGGTGGCTCATGTTTTCCAAAAGATGTCAAGGCTCTTGCCAGAAGTGGAAAAGATTATGGGGTTGAAATGAAAATAGTGGAGGCGGTTGAGGAGGTTAATAATGAGCAAAAAGAGATTGTTTTCAAAAAATTACAACATGCTTTTGCCGGAATCCTTAAAGGAAAGGTAATTGCTTTGTGGGGACTTTCATTTAAACCTGATACAGATGATATGAGAGAGGCTCCATCGCTTGTTGTTATAGAGAGGCTTATTGAGGCCGGGGCAACTGTTAGGGTTTTTGATCCGGTTGCAATGGAGGAGTCAAAGAGAAGAATTGGAAATATTGTCCAATACTGCAATAATATTTACGATTCTGTTGATGGTGCAGATGCTATTGCTCTTCTGACTGAATGGAAACAGTTCAGATTGCCGTCATGGACTAAGGTTAAAGGGCTTATGAAAGGAAATATTGTTGTTGACGGAAGAAATATTTATGACAATAATGAGCTTAAGACAGAAGGTTTCAGGCTCTATTCTATCGGTAAAAACAACTAA